A genome region from Natronobeatus ordinarius includes the following:
- a CDS encoding long-chain fatty acid--CoA ligase — translation MAGFDQTLRPFLWRAERLYPDTEIVSRTHEGIQRYDYATYSDRTARLANALTDAGIETGDRVATVCWNHHRHFEAYFAVPSVGAQLHTINPLLPDEHVQYIVENAEDRLVFVDPSLVEKLESAYDPSTFESVAQFVVMGESVPDTDLEPITDYESFVGSHDADYEWPELSEDAAAGMCYTSGTTGRPKGVEYTQQMLWAHTMATLTPQGLDIDDTDVVMPVVPMFHVNAWGMPFSVTAAGAKHVYPGPSPDPEDLARLIEEEGVTFTAGVPTVWLGVLEYVQEHDVDISSLERIMVGGSAAPKSLIETFDQEYDVTMLHGWGMTELSPVGTISHLKPEMREWDRDSKYDQRGKQGLILPGLEFRVIDDDGEEVPWNGEDFGELHIRGPWVTDSYFGRDDANEADFDGSWLKTGDIVTVDSEGYLTIVDRTKDVIKSGGEWISSVDLENALMAHEAVVEATVIGVSHERWQERPVAFVVLSEAARDRAEPEAVKDELFELVRADYPKWWTPDDVLFIDEVPKTATGKFDKKVLRDQYDDPDLLEDAAPEDAAPEDA, via the coding sequence ATGGCTGGCTTCGACCAGACGCTGAGGCCGTTTCTCTGGCGCGCAGAACGACTGTATCCCGACACTGAAATCGTATCGCGCACCCACGAGGGGATCCAGCGCTACGACTACGCGACCTACAGCGATCGGACCGCTCGACTCGCGAACGCGCTCACGGACGCCGGAATCGAAACCGGAGACCGCGTGGCGACCGTCTGCTGGAACCACCACCGCCACTTCGAGGCGTACTTCGCGGTCCCCAGCGTAGGCGCACAGCTGCACACGATCAACCCGCTGCTCCCCGACGAACACGTCCAGTACATCGTCGAGAACGCCGAGGATCGGCTCGTGTTCGTCGATCCATCGCTGGTCGAGAAGCTCGAAAGCGCCTACGATCCCTCGACGTTCGAGTCCGTAGCACAGTTCGTCGTCATGGGCGAATCGGTCCCGGACACCGACCTCGAGCCCATCACGGACTACGAGTCGTTCGTCGGTTCACACGACGCCGACTACGAGTGGCCCGAACTGAGCGAGGACGCGGCCGCCGGCATGTGTTACACCTCCGGGACCACCGGCCGTCCGAAGGGTGTCGAGTACACCCAACAGATGCTGTGGGCGCACACGATGGCGACGCTGACCCCGCAGGGACTGGACATCGACGACACCGACGTCGTCATGCCCGTCGTGCCGATGTTCCACGTCAACGCCTGGGGGATGCCGTTCTCCGTCACGGCAGCCGGTGCAAAACACGTCTACCCGGGCCCGTCACCTGACCCCGAAGACCTCGCGAGACTCATCGAGGAAGAAGGCGTCACGTTCACCGCCGGCGTCCCGACCGTCTGGCTCGGCGTCCTCGAGTACGTCCAGGAACACGACGTCGACATCAGCAGTCTCGAACGGATCATGGTCGGCGGCAGCGCGGCGCCGAAGAGCCTCATCGAAACGTTCGACCAGGAGTACGACGTCACGATGCTCCACGGCTGGGGCATGACCGAGCTCTCGCCGGTCGGCACCATCTCCCACCTCAAACCCGAGATGCGCGAGTGGGACCGGGACAGCAAGTACGACCAGCGAGGCAAACAGGGGTTGATCCTCCCCGGACTCGAGTTCAGAGTGATCGACGACGACGGCGAGGAAGTTCCCTGGAACGGCGAAGACTTCGGTGAACTCCACATTCGTGGTCCGTGGGTGACCGACTCGTACTTCGGTCGGGACGACGCCAACGAGGCCGACTTCGACGGCTCCTGGTTGAAAACTGGAGACATCGTCACGGTCGACTCTGAGGGCTATCTGACCATCGTCGACCGCACGAAAGACGTCATCAAAAGCGGTGGCGAGTGGATCTCCTCCGTCGACCTCGAGAACGCGTTGATGGCCCACGAGGCGGTCGTGGAGGCGACGGTCATCGGCGTCTCTCACGAACGCTGGCAGGAACGACCGGTCGCCTTCGTAGTCCTCAGCGAGGCGGCACGCGACCGGGCCGAACCGGAGGCCGTCAAAGACGAACTGTTCGAACTCGTCCGTGCGGACTACCCCAAGTGGTGGACGCCGGACGACGTCCTGTTCATCGACGAAGTCCCCAAGACGGCCACCGGAAAGTTCGACAAGAAAGTCCTTCGAGACCAGTACGACGACCCGGACCTCCTCGAGGACGCCGCGCCCGAAGACGCCGCGCCCGAGGACGCCTGA
- the hmgA gene encoding hydroxymethylglutaryl-CoA reductase (NADPH) gives MTDAETLADRVREGELRLHELEEHADHETAVAARRLLIEEETRTSLETVGDYSFAAAVATGTNIENMIGAAQVPMGVAGPVPIDGGAADGEYYLPLATTEGALLASVNRGLSVIRSAGGATARVTKNGMTRAPVFRVDGVAEAAETVAWVEENLESLREAAESTTNHGELLGVEPYVVGDSVYLRFAYDTKDAMGMNMVTIATREVCAVVEAETPASLVAISGNLCSDKKPAAINAVEGRGRSVTADVVIPGELVEERLHTTADAIVEANTRKNLIGSAKAGSLGFNAHAANVVGAAFLATGQDEAQVVEGANAITTMDTREREDGTVDLYASVSLASLEVGTVGGGTKLPTQSEALEVMGLRGGGDPAGANADALAEVIAVGALAGELSLLAALASRHLASAHEELGR, from the coding sequence ATGACCGACGCCGAGACCCTCGCCGACCGGGTGCGAGAGGGTGAGCTTCGCCTGCACGAACTCGAGGAGCACGCAGACCACGAGACGGCCGTCGCGGCCCGTCGACTGTTGATCGAGGAAGAGACGAGGACGAGCCTCGAGACCGTCGGCGACTACAGTTTCGCTGCCGCCGTCGCCACCGGGACAAACATCGAGAACATGATCGGCGCGGCGCAGGTTCCAATGGGGGTCGCCGGTCCCGTCCCCATCGACGGCGGCGCAGCCGACGGCGAGTACTACCTGCCGCTCGCGACGACCGAGGGGGCGCTGCTCGCCTCCGTCAACCGCGGCCTCTCCGTGATCCGCTCAGCTGGCGGGGCGACCGCTCGCGTGACGAAAAACGGCATGACCCGCGCGCCGGTGTTCCGCGTCGACGGCGTCGCCGAGGCCGCCGAGACCGTCGCGTGGGTCGAGGAGAACCTCGAGTCCCTTCGGGAGGCCGCCGAGTCGACGACGAACCACGGTGAACTGCTGGGCGTCGAACCCTACGTCGTCGGCGACTCCGTCTACCTGCGATTCGCGTACGACACCAAAGACGCGATGGGGATGAACATGGTCACCATCGCGACCCGCGAGGTCTGTGCGGTCGTCGAAGCCGAGACGCCCGCCTCGCTCGTCGCCATCTCAGGGAACCTCTGTTCCGATAAGAAACCCGCCGCGATCAACGCCGTCGAGGGCCGCGGCCGCTCGGTGACGGCCGACGTCGTCATCCCCGGCGAGCTCGTCGAGGAACGCCTGCACACGACGGCCGACGCGATCGTCGAGGCCAACACCCGCAAGAACCTGATCGGGAGCGCCAAGGCCGGGAGTTTAGGATTCAACGCCCACGCGGCGAACGTCGTCGGCGCGGCCTTCCTCGCGACCGGCCAGGACGAAGCCCAGGTCGTCGAGGGCGCCAACGCCATCACGACGATGGACACGCGCGAGCGCGAGGATGGCACCGTCGACCTCTACGCCAGCGTCTCGCTCGCCTCACTCGAGGTCGGCACCGTCGGCGGCGGCACGAAACTCCCCACGCAGTCAGAAGCGCTCGAGGTCATGGGCCTGCGCGGGGGCGGCGACCCGGCCGGTGCCAACGCCGACGCGCTGGCGGAAGTGATCGCCGTCGGCGCGCTCGCCGGCGAACTCTCCTTGCTCGCCGCGCTGGCCTCGAGACACCTCGCGAGCGCCCACGAGGAGCTCGGGCGCTAG
- a CDS encoding heme-binding protein, with product MERRTPPQTDEGWFVLHDFRTVDWDAWRDAPDHERRRAIEEGVSFLADCERVTDADEGSSATFAILGHEADLLIVHLRPTMADLEVLERRFEHTALAGFTEQTDSFVSVTEVSGYVSSAYFEDEEVDPGIQRYINMRLHPEIPDAEYVNFYPMDKRRGEEDNWYDLPFDERAEHLASHGELGKQYAGKVTQVISSSIGFDDHEWGVTLFADDPTNIKDLLYEMRFDPSTSRYAEFGRFYVGRRFAPENLGAYLAGEPVPQEAASDAHAGAGGHPHAADDAGESAADHPHADEGAGSPPRGDDGEAVRSELEELGVYAGKPHGEDVHAVVLYSGADADELFEEVDGLRTNFDHYDSHVKTAVYESEDPEAETAVVSLWETDRAANTAAGFLADLPDVVRQAGDDDDDSWGTMGMFYTVKPEHREDFVSTFEEVGGLLGEMDGHRKSDLLANREDENDMFIASRWDSREDAMAFFRSDAFSETVQYGRDVLADRPRHVFLA from the coding sequence ATGGAGCGACGCACACCGCCGCAGACTGACGAAGGCTGGTTCGTCTTACACGACTTCCGAACGGTCGACTGGGACGCCTGGCGGGACGCACCCGACCACGAACGCCGCCGGGCGATCGAGGAGGGAGTTTCCTTCCTCGCCGACTGCGAACGCGTGACCGACGCCGACGAGGGCAGTTCGGCGACGTTCGCCATCCTCGGCCACGAGGCCGACCTCCTGATCGTCCACCTGCGGCCGACGATGGCCGACCTCGAGGTGCTCGAGCGCCGGTTCGAACACACCGCCCTCGCCGGCTTCACCGAGCAGACCGACTCGTTCGTCTCGGTGACCGAGGTCTCGGGCTACGTCTCGAGTGCGTACTTCGAGGACGAGGAGGTCGACCCGGGTATCCAGCGGTACATCAACATGCGACTCCACCCGGAGATCCCCGACGCCGAGTACGTCAACTTCTACCCGATGGACAAACGCCGCGGCGAAGAGGATAACTGGTACGACCTGCCGTTCGACGAGCGCGCCGAGCATCTCGCCTCCCACGGCGAACTCGGCAAGCAGTACGCCGGAAAGGTCACCCAGGTCATCTCGAGCAGCATCGGCTTCGACGACCACGAGTGGGGCGTCACGCTGTTCGCCGACGATCCGACGAACATCAAGGACCTCCTCTACGAGATGCGCTTTGACCCCTCGACCTCCCGGTACGCCGAGTTCGGCCGCTTCTACGTCGGTCGGCGCTTCGCCCCGGAGAACCTCGGTGCGTACCTGGCAGGCGAACCCGTCCCGCAGGAGGCCGCGAGCGATGCCCACGCTGGCGCAGGTGGCCACCCCCACGCAGCCGACGACGCCGGCGAGAGCGCGGCTGACCATCCCCACGCGGACGAGGGTGCAGGCAGCCCACCACGCGGCGACGACGGCGAGGCGGTGCGCAGCGAACTCGAGGAACTCGGCGTCTACGCCGGCAAACCCCACGGCGAGGACGTTCACGCGGTCGTCCTCTACTCTGGGGCCGACGCCGACGAGCTGTTCGAGGAGGTCGACGGCCTGCGGACGAACTTCGACCACTACGACAGCCACGTGAAGACCGCCGTCTACGAATCCGAGGACCCCGAGGCCGAGACGGCCGTCGTCAGCCTCTGGGAGACCGATCGCGCCGCGAACACGGCTGCGGGCTTTCTCGCCGACCTCCCCGACGTGGTCAGGCAGGCCGGCGACGACGACGATGACTCGTGGGGAACGATGGGGATGTTCTACACCGTCAAGCCGGAGCACCGCGAGGACTTCGTGAGCACGTTCGAGGAAGTCGGCGGACTCCTGGGCGAGATGGACGGCCACCGGAAGTCGGACCTGCTCGCCAACCGCGAGGACGAAAACGACATGTTCATCGCCAGCCGCTGGGACTCCCGCGAGGACGCCATGGCGTTCTTCCGCAGCGACGCCTTCTCCGAGACCGTCCAGTACGGCCGCGACGTCCTCGCCGACCGGCCGCGACACGTCTTCCTCGCCTGA
- a CDS encoding PadR family transcriptional regulator, giving the protein MRKSGPPKGLIAYLVLELLEEKPRYGYEILKEIREISGGHWEPSYGSVYPILYKFEEKGWAQRIEREDEPDRKYFELTESGYEELEERRESGAEKAKDFADVILGFFHVYAAFATDERFELPERENEWRFDEAFSEWIVEQVVRHHEHYFETDFERVPDTPEEFDERHGLEDD; this is encoded by the coding sequence ATGCGGAAAAGTGGGCCGCCGAAGGGGCTGATCGCGTATCTCGTCCTCGAGTTACTCGAGGAGAAACCCCGGTACGGGTACGAAATCCTGAAAGAAATTCGCGAGATCAGCGGTGGCCACTGGGAACCGTCCTACGGCTCCGTCTACCCCATCCTCTATAAGTTCGAGGAGAAGGGGTGGGCCCAGCGGATCGAACGCGAGGACGAACCCGATCGGAAGTACTTCGAGCTCACTGAGTCGGGCTACGAGGAACTCGAGGAGCGACGCGAGAGCGGTGCGGAGAAGGCGAAAGACTTCGCCGACGTGATCCTCGGCTTCTTCCACGTCTACGCCGCGTTCGCGACCGACGAGCGGTTCGAACTCCCCGAGCGCGAGAACGAGTGGCGGTTCGACGAGGCGTTCAGCGAGTGGATCGTCGAACAAGTGGTCCGCCACCACGAACACTACTTCGAGACGGACTTCGAACGGGTGCCGGACACGCCCGAGGAGTTCGACGAGCGACACGGCCTCGAGGACGACTGA
- a CDS encoding site-2 protease family protein, protein MDYGSSPPAVLAFLDPSSPLTWVLVGLVTYWLAIVALRKRDLLPSYVGTQGPILTIHTKRGREFLDRLSKPKRFWRAWANLGIGISLVVMVSMFAVLLLSAFGALQTTETTEVQQPQNVLVIPGVNDFLPLSAAPGIVFGLLVGLVVHEGAHGLLCRVEDIDIKSMGVAMLAIIPLGAFVEPDEKDQYEASRGGQTRMFAAGVTANFAVTIVAFALLFGPVAGAIAVAPGAAVGGVAPGSSAAEADIEPNDRITAIDGTPIETNDDLSAVLEETTDDEVTVELDDGERETTVERSLLVTVAVANGPTSVETGDTIRAVDGEPVATQAGLFEAVGDNEVVSLTVERADGETVERETPIGAFVVVGTDGPLADAGAPAGEELTITTFDGERVHDYRSFENRIGELEPGDEVVVAGYLDGERVEYTVTLGEHPQGNGAFLGINGASGVSGVVMSDLGVQLYPADQYLAILGGNTEAEFHPILDPFTDSFLGKIVFALFLPIVGVVGMLPFNFAGFTGGVENFYTAQGSFALFGDGTVFVLANLLFWTGWINVQLGFFNCIPAFPLDGGHILRTSTEAVLSRLPIEANRGMVRTVTTTVGLTMLVSFLLMLFGPTLFAG, encoded by the coding sequence ATGGATTACGGTTCGTCTCCGCCTGCCGTTCTTGCGTTCCTCGATCCGTCGAGTCCGCTGACGTGGGTACTCGTCGGACTCGTCACCTACTGGCTCGCCATCGTCGCGCTCCGCAAACGGGACCTGTTGCCGAGTTACGTCGGCACCCAGGGACCGATCCTGACGATTCACACGAAACGCGGCCGTGAGTTTCTAGATCGCCTCTCGAAGCCGAAACGGTTCTGGCGTGCCTGGGCGAACCTCGGCATCGGCATCTCCCTCGTCGTGATGGTGAGTATGTTCGCCGTCTTGCTGCTGTCGGCGTTCGGCGCGCTGCAGACGACCGAGACGACGGAGGTCCAGCAGCCACAGAACGTCCTCGTCATCCCGGGCGTCAACGACTTCCTCCCGCTGTCGGCCGCGCCGGGCATCGTCTTCGGCCTGCTCGTCGGCCTCGTCGTCCACGAGGGGGCCCACGGCCTGCTCTGTCGCGTCGAGGACATCGACATCAAGTCGATGGGCGTCGCCATGCTCGCGATCATCCCGCTCGGGGCGTTCGTCGAACCCGACGAGAAAGACCAGTACGAGGCGAGCCGCGGCGGTCAGACCCGGATGTTCGCCGCCGGCGTCACCGCCAACTTCGCGGTCACGATCGTCGCGTTCGCCCTGCTGTTCGGCCCCGTCGCCGGCGCGATTGCCGTCGCACCAGGGGCGGCCGTCGGCGGCGTCGCTCCCGGCTCCTCGGCGGCCGAAGCCGACATCGAACCGAACGACCGCATCACCGCGATCGACGGCACGCCCATCGAGACGAACGACGACCTCTCGGCGGTCCTCGAGGAGACGACCGACGACGAGGTGACCGTCGAACTCGACGACGGCGAGCGAGAGACCACGGTCGAGCGATCGTTACTCGTGACCGTGGCGGTCGCCAACGGCCCGACCAGCGTCGAGACCGGCGACACGATCCGGGCCGTCGACGGCGAGCCGGTCGCAACCCAGGCCGGCCTCTTCGAGGCCGTCGGCGACAACGAGGTGGTTTCGCTCACCGTCGAGCGGGCTGACGGCGAGACGGTCGAGCGCGAGACGCCGATCGGTGCGTTCGTCGTCGTCGGCACCGACGGCCCGCTCGCCGACGCCGGGGCACCGGCCGGTGAGGAACTCACCATCACCACGTTCGACGGCGAGCGGGTCCACGACTACCGGAGCTTCGAGAATCGGATCGGCGAACTCGAGCCCGGTGACGAGGTCGTCGTCGCCGGCTACCTCGACGGCGAGCGGGTCGAGTACACCGTGACGCTCGGCGAGCACCCACAGGGGAACGGCGCGTTCCTCGGAATCAATGGGGCAAGCGGCGTCTCCGGCGTCGTGATGAGCGACCTCGGCGTCCAGCTCTACCCTGCCGATCAGTACCTGGCGATCCTGGGTGGTAACACCGAAGCCGAGTTCCATCCGATCCTCGATCCGTTCACCGACTCGTTCCTCGGGAAGATCGTGTTCGCGCTGTTCTTGCCGATCGTCGGCGTCGTCGGCATGCTCCCGTTCAACTTCGCTGGCTTCACCGGCGGGGTCGAGAACTTCTACACGGCTCAGGGCTCGTTCGCCCTCTTCGGCGACGGGACCGTCTTCGTGCTCGCGAACCTGCTGTTCTGGACCGGCTGGATCAACGTCCAGCTCGGCTTTTTCAACTGCATCCCTGCCTTCCCGCTGGACGGCGGTCACATCCTGCGGACGAGCACCGAGGCTGTCCTCTCGCGACTCCCGATCGAGGCGAACCGAGGGATGGTTCGGACCGTGACGACGACCGTCGGCCTGACGATGCTCGTCAGCTTCCTGTTGATGCTGTTCGGGCCGACGCTATTCGCCGGGTGA
- the lysS gene encoding lysine--tRNA ligase, protein MSTDDADETGADRRSTTSSPYTIQHEGGEAHHAFWADEIADEIEARDPDEPIVIKGGISPSGVPHLGNVNEIMRGYYVAEVLRDRGHEVKQVFTADDRDPLRKLPRTLCDLEGELVGLGDVDAGALGRNLGVPYTDIPDPFGCCDSYGAHFSTIIQDSADALDVPIELISTTELYESGELEPVVRHVLENQDRAREVLANYQDKVDEEYVPFNPICEECGKVTETVTAVDLAAETVAYRCTDMEAGDRTIEGCGHEGEASFSEGKLPWRFEWPGQWQVLGVDFEPFGKDHAEGSWPSGEDVARNVLGIEPPVPMVYEWFTLDGEPFSSSEGNVILVSEVLEVLEPEVLRYFFAKDPSKARDFSIERLDLLVDEFDRFEAIYFGEVEASEDEQAFAERVYPFVVEQPREARIRLPYTFAAVLGMTDDPDLREEIARREGHIPEDAPEWAVDGALARVERARNWARRTGNQFDYELKRSEIPDHDFDAATEAALSELADFVEADPGPEELQGEIYETAKRHDVPVGDFFAAGYRLFFDDDQGPQLGPFLAKVDQEFVVSRLRRER, encoded by the coding sequence ATGAGCACTGACGACGCCGACGAGACGGGCGCCGACCGACGGTCGACGACCTCGAGTCCGTACACGATCCAGCACGAGGGCGGTGAGGCTCACCACGCCTTCTGGGCCGACGAGATCGCCGACGAGATCGAGGCGCGCGATCCCGACGAACCGATCGTGATCAAAGGCGGGATCTCTCCCTCGGGCGTTCCCCACCTCGGCAACGTCAACGAGATCATGCGCGGCTACTACGTCGCCGAAGTGCTGCGCGACCGCGGCCACGAGGTGAAACAGGTCTTCACTGCCGACGACCGCGACCCCCTGCGAAAGCTGCCACGGACGCTCTGTGACCTCGAGGGCGAGCTCGTCGGCCTCGGCGACGTCGACGCGGGGGCGCTCGGTCGGAATCTCGGCGTTCCGTACACAGACATCCCGGACCCATTCGGCTGCTGTGACTCTTACGGCGCGCACTTCTCGACGATCATCCAGGACAGCGCCGACGCCCTCGACGTCCCGATCGAACTCATCTCGACGACCGAGCTCTACGAGTCCGGCGAACTCGAGCCCGTCGTCCGCCACGTCCTCGAGAATCAGGATCGCGCACGCGAGGTGCTCGCGAACTACCAGGACAAAGTCGACGAGGAGTACGTCCCGTTCAACCCCATCTGCGAGGAGTGTGGAAAGGTCACCGAGACGGTGACGGCTGTCGATTTAGCGGCCGAAACCGTCGCGTACCGCTGTACGGACATGGAAGCCGGCGACCGGACGATCGAGGGCTGTGGCCACGAGGGCGAGGCGAGCTTTAGCGAGGGCAAGCTACCCTGGCGCTTCGAGTGGCCCGGCCAGTGGCAGGTACTCGGCGTCGACTTCGAACCGTTCGGCAAGGACCACGCCGAGGGCTCCTGGCCCAGCGGCGAGGACGTCGCCCGGAACGTGCTGGGAATCGAGCCACCGGTGCCGATGGTCTACGAGTGGTTCACCCTCGATGGCGAGCCGTTCTCGTCTTCGGAAGGGAACGTGATCCTCGTCTCCGAGGTGCTCGAGGTGCTCGAGCCCGAGGTGCTCCGGTACTTCTTCGCGAAGGATCCCTCGAAGGCGCGGGACTTCAGCATCGAACGGCTCGACCTGCTGGTCGACGAGTTCGACCGGTTCGAGGCGATCTACTTCGGTGAGGTCGAAGCGAGCGAGGACGAGCAGGCGTTCGCCGAGCGCGTCTACCCGTTCGTGGTCGAACAACCGCGAGAAGCGCGCATTCGACTGCCCTACACCTTCGCCGCGGTGCTCGGCATGACTGACGATCCCGACCTGCGCGAGGAGATCGCCCGGCGGGAGGGACACATCCCGGAGGACGCGCCGGAGTGGGCGGTCGACGGCGCCCTGGCTCGCGTCGAACGCGCCCGAAACTGGGCGCGTCGGACCGGCAACCAGTTCGACTACGAGCTCAAGCGCAGCGAGATTCCCGACCACGACTTCGACGCGGCTACCGAGGCGGCGCTCTCCGAACTCGCCGACTTCGTCGAGGCGGATCCCGGCCCCGAGGAGTTACAGGGTGAGATCTACGAGACGGCAAAGCGCCACGACGTCCCGGTCGGTGACTTCTTCGCCGCGGGCTACCGACTCTTTTTCGACGACGACCAGGGGCCACAGCTCGGGCCGTTTCTCGCGAAGGTCGACCAGGAGTTCGTCGTCTCCCGGCTCCGCCGGGAGCGATGA
- the pyrH gene encoding UMP kinase, with product MKVVVSIGGSVLVPEPGSDRVAAHAAVVEDLVEDGCRVGAVVGGGGVAREYIGAARELGANEIELDQLGIDVTRLNARLLIAALGEGTVTAPAHDYDEAGNALRQGDVCVMGGVAPAQTTDAVGAALAEYVDADLLVYATSVPGVYDDDPNENPDAVKFDELTARELVDVIADLEMNAGSSAPVDLLAAKIIQRSGMRTIVLDGTDPDRIARAARYGEHEGTDVVPEGVGEEPTYWADDEH from the coding sequence ATGAAAGTTGTCGTCTCCATCGGCGGAAGCGTCCTCGTGCCCGAACCTGGCTCAGACCGGGTGGCGGCACACGCTGCCGTCGTCGAGGACCTCGTCGAGGATGGCTGTCGGGTCGGTGCCGTCGTCGGGGGTGGCGGCGTCGCCCGCGAGTACATCGGTGCTGCCCGCGAACTCGGCGCGAACGAGATCGAACTGGATCAGCTGGGAATCGACGTCACCAGGCTCAACGCCCGGCTGCTCATCGCCGCGCTGGGCGAGGGGACGGTGACGGCGCCCGCCCACGACTACGACGAGGCGGGCAACGCGCTCCGCCAGGGAGACGTCTGCGTGATGGGCGGGGTTGCCCCGGCCCAGACGACCGACGCCGTCGGAGCCGCCCTCGCCGAGTACGTCGACGCCGACCTGCTCGTCTACGCGACGAGCGTCCCGGGCGTCTACGACGACGATCCGAACGAGAACCCCGACGCGGTCAAGTTCGACGAACTCACCGCGCGCGAGCTGGTCGACGTCATCGCCGACCTCGAGATGAACGCCGGCTCCTCCGCGCCGGTCGACCTGCTGGCGGCGAAGATCATCCAGCGATCGGGCATGCGGACGATCGTGCTCGACGGCACCGACCCCGACCGGATCGCTCGGGCGGCCCGCTACGGCGAACACGAGGGCACCGACGTCGTCCCCGAGGGCGTCGGCGAGGAACCAACGTACTGGGCGGACGATGAGCACTGA
- a CDS encoding molybdopterin synthase — MHVLGILDRGGTDDALERVVDRVVDRLSQDGRVGVVWYDATIADGTPELRDSTLSPGGDVTYDLGAGGDWVASGTDLTVTDALDALARDCAYGLVVGVEPPRHPTIAVGDGGDVPESAIATVSTAADLDLESVVEDLEAAEPYETLETLVARIKRSPDADRSGAIATFTGRVRAKDAADDARTEYLEFEKYEGVAEQRLETIRDELEARDGVYAVELFHRTGVVRDGEDIVFVVVLAGHREEAFRTVEDGINRLKDEVPLFKKEVTVDDEFWVHEQT, encoded by the coding sequence ATGCACGTACTCGGAATCCTCGACCGCGGTGGAACGGACGACGCACTCGAGCGAGTCGTCGACCGGGTCGTCGATCGACTCTCGCAGGACGGACGCGTCGGCGTCGTCTGGTACGATGCGACGATCGCCGACGGAACGCCGGAACTTCGCGACTCGACGCTCTCCCCGGGCGGCGACGTCACCTACGACCTGGGTGCTGGCGGCGACTGGGTCGCCTCAGGAACCGACCTGACCGTGACCGACGCGCTCGACGCACTCGCGCGCGACTGTGCGTACGGTCTCGTCGTCGGCGTCGAACCGCCTCGCCATCCGACGATCGCCGTCGGCGACGGCGGCGACGTGCCCGAGTCGGCCATCGCGACCGTCTCGACGGCCGCCGACCTCGATCTCGAGTCGGTCGTCGAGGACCTCGAGGCAGCCGAACCGTACGAAACGCTCGAGACGCTCGTCGCCAGGATCAAGCGATCGCCCGACGCCGACCGCTCGGGTGCGATCGCGACGTTCACCGGGCGCGTCCGCGCGAAGGACGCCGCCGATGACGCCCGGACGGAGTACCTCGAGTTCGAGAAGTACGAGGGCGTCGCCGAGCAACGACTCGAGACGATTCGGGACGAACTCGAGGCACGTGACGGGGTGTACGCGGTGGAGCTGTTCCACCGGACTGGCGTCGTGCGCGACGGCGAGGACATCGTCTTCGTCGTCGTGCTCGCGGGTCACCGCGAGGAGGCGTTCCGGACCGTCGAAGACGGCATCAACCGGCTGAAAGACGAGGTGCCGCTGTTCAAAAAAGAGGTCACCGTCGACGACGAATTCTGGGTTCACGAGCAGACCTGA
- a CDS encoding DUF7123 family protein, giving the protein MSTTATPSTESKERRLKRYLRDRAADGELYFKGKFIADDVGLSPKEIGALMVKLSESATDLEIEKWSYTGATTWRVEPA; this is encoded by the coding sequence ATGAGCACGACAGCTACCCCCTCCACGGAAAGCAAGGAACGCCGCCTGAAACGCTACCTTCGCGACCGCGCCGCCGACGGTGAGCTGTACTTCAAAGGCAAGTTCATCGCCGACGACGTCGGCCTGTCCCCCAAAGAGATCGGCGCGCTCATGGTGAAGCTCTCTGAGTCCGCCACGGATCTCGAGATCGAGAAGTGGTCGTACACGGGCGCGACGACCTGGCGCGTCGAACCCGCCTGA